Proteins encoded together in one Balaenoptera ricei isolate mBalRic1 chromosome 2, mBalRic1.hap2, whole genome shotgun sequence window:
- the PLEK2 gene encoding pleckstrin-2 — MEDGVLKEGFLVKRGHIVHNWKVRWFILQQNTLLYYKLEGGRKVIPPKGRILLDGCTITCPCLEYENRPLLIKLKTQTSTEYFLEACSREERDAWAFEITGAIHAGQPGKVQQLHIMKNSFKLPPHISLHRIVDKMHDSSSGIRPSPNMEQGSTYKKTFIGSSLVDWLISNNFAASRLEAVTLASMLMEENFLRPVGTRSTGAIRSGDLAEQFLDDSMALYTFAESSKRKISSKEEISLSTVELSGTVVKQGYLAKQGHKRKNWKVRRFVLRKDPAFLHYYDPSKEENRPVGGFSLRGSLVSALEDNGVPMGVKGNVQGNLFKVITKDDTHYYIQASSKAERSEWIEAIKKLT; from the exons GGTCACATTGTCCACAACTGGAAGGTGCGATGGTTCATCCTTCAGCAGAACACGCTGCTGTACTACAAGCTCGAGGGGGGTCGGAAAGTGATCCCTCCCAAGGGCCGCATCCTTCTGGATGGCTGCACCATTACCTGCCCCTGCCTGGAGTATGAAAACCGACCA CTCCTCATTAAGCTGAAGACTCAAACATCCACGGAGTACTTCCTGGAGGCCTGTTCTCGAGAGGAGAGGGACGCCTGGGCCTTTGAGATAACAGGAGCTATTCACGCGGGGCAGCCGGGGAAGGTCCAACAGCTCCACATAATGAAGAACTCCTTCAAGCTGCCCCCTCACATCAGCCTGCA TCGCATCGTGGACAAGATGCATGACAGCAGCAGCGGAATCCGGCCAAGCCCCAACATGGAGCAGGGAAGTACCTACAAAAAGACCTTCATAG GCTCCTCCCTGGTGGACTGGCTCATCTCCAACAACTTTGCAGCCAGCCGTCTGGAGGCTGTGACCCTGGCCTCCATGCTCATGGAGGAGAACTTCCTTAGGCCGGTAGGCACCCGAAGCACGGGAGCCATTCGCTCTGGGGATCTGGCTGAGCAGTTCCTGGATGACTCCATGGCCCTGTACACTTTT GCTGAGAGCTCCAAGAGGAAGATAAGCTCCAAGGAAGAAATCAGTCTCAGCACCGTGGAGTTAAGTGGCACAGTGGTAAAGCAAGGCTATCTGGCCAAGCAG GGGCACAAGAGGAAAAACTGGAAGGTGCGGCGCTTTGTTCTGAGGAAGGACCCCGCTTTTCTGCATTACTACGACCCTTCCAAA GAAGAGAACCGGCCAGTGGGTGGGTTTTCTCTTCGTGGTTCACTCGTATCTGCTCTGGAGGATAATGGCGTTCCCATGG GGGTTAAAGGGAATGTCCAGGGAAATCTCTTCAAAGTGATTACTAAGGATGACACACACTATTATATCCAGGCCAGCAGCAAGGCTGAGCGTTCAGAGTGGATTGAAGCTATCAAAAAGCTAACGTGA